In Larus michahellis chromosome 31, bLarMic1.1, whole genome shotgun sequence, one genomic interval encodes:
- the MARK2 gene encoding serine/threonine-protein kinase MARK2 isoform X5: MKEKEARAKFRQIVSAVQYCHQKFIVHRDLKAENLLLDADMNIKIADFGFSNEFTFGNKLDTFCGSPPYAAPELFQGKKYDGPEVDVWSLGVILYTLVSGSLPFDGQNLKELRERVLRGKYRIPFYMSTDCENLLKKFLILNPTKRGTLEQIMKDRWMNVGHEDDELKPYMEPVPDYKDPRRTELMVSMGYTREEIQESLVGQKYNEVMATYLLLDHKSSELEESLALKPRAAPDLANSSGPSPAHKVQRSVSANPKRRVSDQAGLSIPTSASYSKKTQAANAENKRGGGGEEEGGRRAGSTAKVPPSPLPGLERAKGTPSPSTNSVLSTGTTRSRNSPLLDRASLGQSSLQNGKDSCRPSPAAPPAPGAPPRSRQHPKPAATTPADANCEAPRPSGVPSRVPAASPSAHNVSQGPGERPSFPRGVSSRSTFHAGQLRQARDQAPLPYALPPGLPPASPSGASQGRRGPSASLFSKFTSKFVRRNLSFRFARRNPHEPESKDRVETLRPAVGPEKDPREGGGREAKPRSLRFTWSMKTTSSLEPGEMLREIRKVLDANSCRCEPQERFVLLCAHGAPGHDSFVQWEMEVCKLPRLSLNGVRFKRIAGTSMAFKNIASKVANELKL, translated from the exons ATGAAGGAGAAGGAGGCCCGGGCGAAGTTTCGACAG ATAGTGTCGGCCGTGCAGTACTGCCACCAGAAGTTCATTGTCCACAGGGACTTGAAG GCGGAAAACCTACTGCTGGACGCCGACATGAACATCAAAATCGCCGATTTTGGCTTCAGCAACGAATTCACCTTCGGGAACAAACTGGACACGTTTTGTGGGTCCCCCCCCTACGCCGCCCCCGAACTCTTCCAGGGGAAGAAATACGACGGCCCCGAAGTTGACGTCTGGAGTTTGGGCGTCATCCTCTACACCCTGGTCAGCGGTTCCTTGCCCTTCGATGGGCAAAATCTTAAG GAGTTGCGGGAGCGGGTGCTGCGGGGCAAGTACCGGATCCCCTTCTACATGTCCACCGACTGCGAGAACTTGCTGAAGAAGTTTCTCATCCTTAATCCTACCAAAAGGGGCACCTTGGAG caaATCATGAAGGACCGCTGGATGAACGTGGGCCACGAGGATGACGAGCTGAAGCCCTACATGGAGCCCGTGCCAGACTACAAGGACCCTCGGAGGACAG AGCTGATGGTGTCCATGGGGTACACGCGGGAGGAGATCCAGGAGTCGCTGGTGGGGCAGAAGTACAACGAGGTGATGGCGACCTACCTGCTGCTGGACCACAAGAGCTCAGAG cTGGAGGAGAGCCTGGCGCTGAAGCCGCGGGCGGCCCCCGACCTGGCCAACAGCTCGGGCCCCTCCCCGGCGCACAAGGTCCAGCGCAGCGTCTCCGCCAACCCCAAACGCCGCGTCAGCGACCAGG ctggcctctccatccccacctcgGCCTCCTACTCCAAGAAGACGCAGGCGGCCAACGCCGAGAACAAGcgaggaggaggcggggaggaagagggggggcggcgggcaggcaGCACCGCCaaggtgccccccagccccctgcccggcCTGGAGCGAGCCAAGGGCACCCCCTCGCCCTCCACG AACAGCGTCCTCTCCACTGGCACCACGCGGAGCCGTAACTCCCCGCTGCTGGACCGGGCCAGCCTGGGCCAGAGCTCCCTGCAGAACGGCAAGGACAG CTGCCGACCCtcacccgccgcccccccggcccccggggcccccccgcgGTCCCGGCAGCACCCGAAACCCGCCGCCACCACCCCCGCCGATGCCAACTGCGAGGCCCCCCGGCCCAG cggGGTGCCCAGCCGGGTGCCGGCGGCGTCGCCCTCGGCCCACAACGTCAGCCAGGGCCCCGGGGAGCGGCCCAGCTTCCCGCGGGGGGTCTCCAGCCGCAGCACCTTCCACGCGGGGCAGCTGCGGCAGGCGCGGGACCAGGCCCCCCTGCCCTACGCGCTGCCCCCCGgcctgccccccgcctccccctccggCGCCAGCCAGGGCCGCCGCGGCCCCTCCGCCAGCCTCTTCAGCAAGTTCACCTCCAAGTTCGTCCGGAG AAATCTGTCTTTCAGGTTTGCCAGAAG GAACCCGCACGAGCCCGAGAGCAAGGACCGGGTGGAGACGCTGAG ACCGGCGGTAGGTCCGGAGAAGGACCCGCGGGAGGGCGGCGGCCGAGAAGCCAAACCCCGGTCCCTGCGTTTCACCTGGAGCATGAAGACGACGAGTTCCCTGGAACCCGGGGAGATGCTGCGCGAGATCCGGAAGGTTCTGGACGCCAACAGCTGCCGTTGCGAACCCCAGGAGCGGTTCGTGCTCCTCTGCGCCCACGGGGCCCCCGGCCACGACTCCTTCGTCCAGTGGGAGATGGAGGTTTGCAAACTCCCCCGTCTGTCCCTCAACGGCGTCCGCTTCAAACGCATCGCCGGCACCTCCATGGCCTTCAAGAACATCGCCTCCAAGGTGGCCAACGAGCTCAAGCTCTGA